The Streptomyces sp. NBC_01353 genome contains a region encoding:
- a CDS encoding alpha-N-acetylglucosaminidase, whose translation MGTDLVLRCRRALAALALATTGALLVPAPTSSVAADHTSTGSSASARPASASAPAPAPVGAPDPAHALAGAPAFDPAPARASLERLLSSRAAQFTLLAVERPASGDFFSVSGTPGAIRVQGTSPATLLTGVGWYLERIAGVDIGWPGDSLGRLPATLPAVPGTVTRSASVPHRYALNDTDEGYSGAYRDFASYRHQIDLMALHGVNEVFVPTGAEYPYYRALQQFGYSAAELREWIPGPAHQAWWLLQNVSGFAGPVSEQLIEARAALGRRIAGHLRSLGMTPVLPGFFGTVPPDFAARNPGAVTVPQGRWVGTDRPDWLDPTGPVFDRLAAAYYRVQQRQFGDSDMFKMDLLHEGGTPGPVDVPSAAGAVQRALEAAHPGATWVMLGWQANPTVTLLSGVDRGRVLIVDGLSDRYDGLDREKQWGGTPYAFGSIPNFGGHTSLGANSGAWVSRFHAWLAKPGSALRGIAYLPEGTGGNPAAFDLFTELAWHSDPIDQQAWFAAYAARRYGGADPHAAAAWEQLRLGPYSARTGTWSEPQDSLFAARPSLTTTRAARWSPSAMRYGAATVERALAELLQVAPELRTTDAFRFDLVDVARQALTNRGRVLLPRIKVAYEAKDLDGFRALVREWNADEELLGRLVGSDRRFLLGPWLTDARSWGADPAERDRLEYDARSILTTWGDRVPSETGGLHDYANREWAGLVQDVYAPRWAAYFASLDTALVNGTDPVAIDWFASDDAWARGHGAYPTAPAGDPVALAGEVQAALAMSSNAERFGAPARTDS comes from the coding sequence ATGGGCACTGACCTGGTCCTTCGATGCCGCCGGGCGCTGGCCGCACTCGCGCTGGCGACGACCGGCGCGCTATTGGTGCCGGCCCCGACCTCCTCCGTGGCTGCCGATCACACGTCCACCGGCTCCTCGGCCTCGGCGCGCCCGGCATCCGCGAGCGCGCCCGCGCCCGCCCCCGTCGGCGCCCCCGACCCCGCGCACGCCCTCGCCGGCGCCCCCGCCTTCGACCCGGCGCCCGCCCGGGCGAGCCTGGAGCGCCTGTTGTCCTCCCGAGCCGCGCAGTTCACCTTGCTGGCGGTCGAGCGGCCCGCCTCCGGCGACTTCTTCTCGGTGTCCGGGACGCCCGGAGCGATCCGTGTGCAGGGCACCTCGCCGGCCACGCTGCTCACCGGAGTGGGCTGGTATCTGGAGCGGATCGCCGGGGTCGACATCGGGTGGCCGGGCGACAGCCTGGGCCGACTGCCCGCCACGCTCCCCGCGGTCCCCGGCACCGTCACCCGCTCGGCGAGCGTGCCCCACCGCTACGCCCTGAACGACACCGACGAGGGCTACTCCGGCGCCTACCGCGACTTCGCCTCGTACCGGCACCAGATCGACCTGATGGCGCTGCACGGCGTGAACGAGGTCTTCGTCCCGACGGGCGCCGAGTACCCCTACTACCGGGCGCTCCAGCAGTTCGGTTACAGCGCGGCGGAGTTGCGCGAGTGGATCCCGGGCCCGGCCCATCAGGCCTGGTGGCTGCTGCAGAACGTGTCGGGCTTCGCGGGCCCGGTCTCCGAGCAGCTCATCGAGGCCCGCGCGGCGCTGGGACGCCGGATCGCGGGCCATCTGCGCTCGCTGGGGATGACGCCGGTGCTGCCGGGCTTCTTCGGCACGGTGCCACCGGACTTCGCCGCCCGGAACCCGGGCGCGGTCACCGTCCCGCAGGGCAGGTGGGTGGGAACCGACCGCCCCGACTGGCTGGACCCGACCGGACCGGTCTTCGACCGGCTGGCCGCCGCCTACTACCGCGTCCAGCAGCGACAGTTCGGCGACAGCGACATGTTCAAGATGGATCTGCTGCACGAGGGCGGCACGCCGGGGCCGGTCGACGTCCCGAGCGCGGCCGGCGCCGTCCAACGGGCCCTGGAGGCCGCCCATCCCGGCGCCACGTGGGTCATGCTCGGCTGGCAGGCGAACCCGACCGTGACCCTCCTGAGCGGTGTGGACCGCGGCCGGGTGCTGATCGTCGACGGACTCTCCGACCGCTACGACGGCCTCGACCGGGAGAAGCAGTGGGGCGGTACGCCGTACGCCTTCGGTTCGATCCCCAACTTCGGAGGCCACACCAGCCTCGGCGCCAACTCCGGCGCGTGGGTGAGCCGTTTCCACGCGTGGCTGGCCAAGCCGGGCAGCGCGCTCCGCGGCATCGCCTACCTCCCGGAGGGCACCGGCGGGAACCCCGCCGCCTTCGACCTGTTCACCGAACTGGCCTGGCACTCGGACCCGATCGACCAGCAGGCATGGTTCGCCGCATACGCGGCCCGGCGCTACGGCGGTGCCGACCCGCATGCGGCCGCCGCGTGGGAGCAGCTGCGTCTCGGCCCGTACAGCGCACGTACCGGTACGTGGAGCGAGCCGCAGGACAGTCTGTTCGCCGCGCGTCCGAGTCTGACGACGACCAGGGCGGCCCGATGGAGCCCGAGCGCCATGCGATACGGCGCGGCCACGGTGGAGCGGGCGCTCGCGGAGCTGCTCCAGGTGGCTCCCGAGCTGCGGACCACGGACGCGTTCCGCTTCGACCTCGTGGACGTGGCGCGGCAGGCGCTCACCAACCGCGGCCGCGTCCTGCTGCCGCGTATCAAGGTTGCGTACGAAGCCAAGGATCTGGATGGCTTCCGGGCGCTGGTGCGCGAGTGGAACGCCGACGAGGAGCTGCTCGGGCGGCTGGTCGGCTCCGATCGTCGGTTCCTGCTCGGTCCATGGCTCACCGACGCCCGCTCCTGGGGCGCCGACCCCGCCGAGCGCGATCGGCTGGAGTACGACGCCCGCTCGATCCTCACCACGTGGGGCGACCGGGTGCCGAGCGAGACGGGCGGTCTGCACGACTATGCCAACCGTGAGTGGGCGGGGCTGGTCCAGGACGTCTACGCACCGCGCTGGGCGGCGTACTTCGCGAGCCTCGACACCGCGCTGGTGAACGGCACCGATCCGGTCGCGATCGACTGGTTCGCGAGCGACGACGCCTGGGCGCGCGGACACGGGG
- a CDS encoding Chromate resistance protein ChrB, whose protein sequence is MTVDDPHIAWLVLVLKLPAEPSRHRVAVWRELRKAGALSLGQGVWAVPDVPAFADGVRRAVDLTNTAGGQAVTLQASGRSHEDSSGFEAMFTAARSADWAEFLADCGKFEEEIAKEIRIAKFTLAELEEEEQSLERLRRWHRDLTARDVFGAPEAPRAAERLKQCVAVCEDYAERVFAALHRTQEDQA, encoded by the coding sequence GTGACTGTCGACGATCCGCACATAGCGTGGCTGGTCCTGGTCCTCAAGCTGCCCGCCGAGCCGTCCCGGCACCGCGTGGCGGTCTGGCGCGAGCTGCGCAAGGCCGGTGCTCTCTCCCTGGGGCAGGGCGTCTGGGCCGTACCGGACGTGCCGGCCTTCGCCGACGGTGTGCGGCGCGCCGTCGATCTGACGAACACGGCCGGCGGCCAGGCCGTGACCCTGCAGGCCTCCGGGCGCTCGCACGAGGACTCGTCCGGTTTCGAGGCGATGTTCACGGCGGCCCGTAGCGCCGACTGGGCCGAATTCCTCGCCGACTGCGGCAAGTTCGAGGAGGAGATCGCCAAGGAGATCCGGATCGCCAAGTTCACCCTTGCCGAGCTGGAGGAGGAAGAGCAGAGCCTGGAGCGGCTGCGCCGTTGGCACCGGGACCTGACGGCCCGCGACGTCTTCGGCGCCCCCGAGGCCCCCCGGGCCGCCGAGCGCCTCAAGCAGTGCGTGGCGGTCTGCGAGGACTACGCCGAGCGCGTCTTCGCCGCCCTGCACCGCACCCAGGAGGATCAGGCATGA
- a CDS encoding MFS transporter, translating into MSAAPRATGRAPASKRSMWPLYAAGFTTAFGAHGIAANLGGFSDDAVTSLLVLGGLLALYDGAEVVLKPVFGSLADRIGAKPVLLGGLIAFAAASALYAIADSPGWLWAARLGQGAAASAFSPSASALVARLNPAAKRGRAFGSYGFYKSIGYTLGPLLGGLLVWAGGLRLLFTVLAALGLAVALWAAVAVPAVPPLPKQRQTLADLARRLADRSFLAPTAALAAATAALSVGVGFLPVSGAAAGLGTVATGAAVSVLAASAAVVQPYAGRALDAGRITVRAGLATGLGLTAAGLLCAMLPGLTGVLAAAVLIGAGTGLITPLGFTALATSTPEERMGQTMGSAELGRELGDAGGPLLVAAVATATTLTYGFAALAALVLVVPLLTLRTRGWTVPAPE; encoded by the coding sequence ATGAGCGCCGCACCTCGGGCCACCGGTCGGGCCCCCGCGTCGAAGCGGTCCATGTGGCCCCTGTACGCGGCCGGGTTCACCACCGCGTTCGGCGCCCACGGCATCGCCGCCAACCTCGGCGGCTTCTCCGACGACGCCGTCACCTCGCTGCTCGTCCTCGGCGGTCTGCTCGCCCTGTACGACGGTGCCGAGGTCGTCCTGAAGCCCGTCTTCGGCTCGCTGGCCGACCGTATCGGCGCCAAGCCCGTACTGCTCGGCGGCCTCATCGCGTTCGCCGCCGCCTCCGCGCTGTACGCGATCGCCGACAGCCCCGGGTGGCTGTGGGCCGCCCGGCTCGGCCAGGGCGCCGCCGCCTCCGCGTTCTCCCCCTCGGCCTCCGCGCTCGTCGCACGCCTCAATCCGGCCGCCAAGCGTGGCCGCGCCTTCGGCAGTTACGGCTTCTACAAGTCCATCGGCTACACGCTCGGGCCCCTCCTGGGCGGCCTCCTGGTCTGGGCCGGCGGGCTGCGCCTGCTGTTCACCGTCCTCGCCGCGCTCGGCCTCGCCGTCGCCCTGTGGGCCGCGGTCGCCGTACCCGCCGTGCCGCCGTTGCCGAAGCAGCGTCAGACCCTCGCCGACCTGGCACGCCGACTGGCCGACCGCTCCTTCCTCGCCCCCACCGCGGCCCTGGCCGCGGCCACCGCCGCCCTCTCGGTCGGCGTCGGGTTCCTGCCCGTCTCCGGAGCAGCAGCCGGGCTCGGCACCGTCGCGACCGGAGCGGCCGTCTCCGTCCTGGCCGCGTCCGCCGCCGTCGTCCAGCCCTACGCGGGACGCGCCCTGGACGCCGGACGCATCACCGTACGAGCAGGGCTCGCCACCGGCCTCGGTCTCACGGCCGCCGGTCTCCTCTGCGCGATGCTGCCCGGCCTGACGGGCGTCCTCGCCGCGGCGGTCCTCATCGGCGCGGGCACGGGGCTGATCACCCCGCTCGGCTTCACGGCGCTCGCCACGAGCACGCCCGAGGAGCGCATGGGCCAGACGATGGGATCGGCCGAACTCGGCCGCGAACTCGGCGATGCCGGAGGCCCGCTCCTGGTCGCCGCGGTCGCCACGGCCACCACCCTCACCTACGGCTTCGCCGCCCTTGCCGCGCTTGTGCTCGTCGTCCCTCTCCTCACCTTGAGGACACGAGGCTGGACGGTCCCAGCACCTGAGTGA
- a CDS encoding MarR family transcriptional regulator, translating into MAVSRPSDRDAVARVIEDWARERPELDTSPLEVLARLHRSFLRYSTRLTASIERHGLSVAGFDVLTALRRAGHPHRLTAGQLADSGLVSSAGVTLRIDRLEKDGLIVRERDADDRRVVYSRLTDKGLATVDTVFAEHLDNERRMLGGLSPSERRQLARLLRKLEESIIRSDEEPTDTTA; encoded by the coding sequence ATGGCTGTATCGAGGCCGTCGGACCGTGACGCCGTCGCGCGGGTGATCGAGGACTGGGCGCGGGAGAGGCCGGAGCTGGACACCAGCCCGCTGGAGGTCCTCGCCCGCCTCCACCGCTCCTTCCTGCGCTACAGCACCCGGCTCACGGCGTCGATCGAGCGCCACGGCCTGTCCGTGGCCGGCTTCGACGTCCTCACCGCACTGCGGCGGGCGGGGCACCCTCACCGGCTGACCGCGGGGCAGCTCGCCGACTCCGGTCTGGTGTCCTCGGCCGGCGTGACCCTGCGCATCGACCGCCTGGAGAAGGACGGCCTGATCGTCCGCGAACGGGACGCCGACGACCGCCGGGTCGTCTACTCCCGCCTCACCGACAAGGGCCTCGCCACGGTGGACACCGTGTTCGCCGAGCATCTCGACAACGAGCGCCGGATGCTCGGCGGACTGTCACCCTCGGAACGCCGCCAGCTCGCACGACTGCTGCGCAAGCTGGAGGAGTCGATCATCCGCTCCGACGAGGAGCCGACGGACACCACGGCGTGA
- a CDS encoding MFS transporter has protein sequence MTTVAGKQAIGSIAARLERLPHSRWHVKVRFLIGAVTFFEAFDQLLAASALPVLMKEWHLSTGQATLAVTSASIGMLLGALAAGWLGDRIGRVRTVALGVGVTGLASLAVAFSGSIETFSLFRFVQGLGIGGVVPVAATYINEIARSDKRGRFVLLYEMIFPAGLAAATLVAVWVVPHFGWRAMFLIGTVPVLLAAALPRQVAESPRWLMARGRTQEAEEVIARIEAEVARSTAEALPAPAANLSDETSHGRLSDLFRGRYLRRTVVLSGLWFVAYYVNHGISTWLPSLYTKTFGLDLTTALVYTLLSNVTGLLGTLVVALLIDRIGRRPALVGALVGTVLSLGVLALAGATSGGQVAVFASCTTFFLYAINAGLYLYSPELYPTSNRARGAAFGGVWNRLGVILGPVTVGAIIGAGGSLTLVFLQLAVVAAVGAAIACFAVETKGRTLEELNA, from the coding sequence ATGACGACTGTGGCCGGCAAGCAGGCCATCGGCTCGATAGCCGCGCGACTTGAACGACTTCCGCACTCCCGGTGGCACGTCAAGGTCCGGTTCCTGATCGGCGCCGTCACCTTCTTCGAGGCGTTCGACCAGCTGCTGGCCGCGTCCGCGCTGCCGGTCCTGATGAAGGAGTGGCACCTGTCCACCGGGCAGGCCACCCTCGCCGTGACCTCCGCCTCCATCGGGATGCTGCTCGGCGCCCTGGCGGCCGGCTGGCTGGGCGACCGGATCGGCCGTGTCCGCACCGTCGCCCTGGGCGTCGGTGTCACCGGCCTCGCCAGCCTCGCCGTCGCGTTCTCCGGCAGCATCGAGACGTTCTCGCTCTTCCGGTTCGTCCAGGGACTCGGCATCGGCGGAGTCGTGCCCGTCGCCGCGACCTACATCAACGAGATCGCCCGCTCCGACAAGCGGGGCCGGTTCGTCCTGCTGTACGAGATGATCTTCCCCGCCGGACTCGCGGCGGCCACGCTGGTGGCCGTATGGGTCGTCCCCCACTTCGGCTGGCGCGCGATGTTCCTCATCGGCACCGTCCCGGTGCTGCTCGCCGCCGCACTGCCCCGCCAGGTCGCCGAGTCCCCGCGCTGGCTGATGGCCCGCGGACGCACCCAGGAGGCGGAGGAGGTCATCGCGCGCATCGAGGCGGAGGTGGCCCGTTCCACCGCCGAGGCGCTACCCGCTCCCGCCGCGAACTTGTCCGACGAGACGTCCCACGGCCGGCTGAGCGACCTGTTCCGGGGACGCTACCTCCGACGGACGGTGGTCCTCTCGGGTCTGTGGTTCGTCGCCTACTACGTCAACCACGGCATCTCCACCTGGCTGCCCTCGCTCTACACGAAGACGTTCGGCCTGGACCTGACCACCGCGCTCGTCTACACCCTGCTCAGCAACGTGACCGGTCTGCTCGGCACGCTCGTCGTCGCCCTCCTGATCGACCGCATCGGCCGCAGGCCCGCCCTGGTGGGCGCGCTCGTCGGTACCGTGCTCTCACTGGGTGTGCTCGCCCTGGCCGGCGCGACATCGGGCGGCCAGGTGGCGGTCTTCGCCTCCTGCACGACCTTCTTCCTCTACGCGATCAACGCCGGGCTCTACCTGTACTCGCCCGAGCTGTACCCCACCTCGAACCGGGCCAGGGGCGCCGCGTTCGGTGGCGTGTGGAACCGGCTGGGCGTCATCCTCGGCCCCGTGACCGTCGGCGCGATCATCGGGGCGGGCGGCAGCCTGACCCTCGTCTTCCTGCAGCTCGCGGTGGTGGCCGCGGTGGGCGCGGCGATCGCCTGTTTCGCCGTCGAGACCAAGGGCCGGACGCTGGAGGAGCTCAACGCCTGA
- a CDS encoding aldehyde dehydrogenase: MPLLPTDILIAGQWRRGAGEPLDTVDPATGRVLATVHSASAAEVAEAAEAAAQAVADPAWRDMLAHERARLLHRIAELTEEAAPELAAVQTADTGKTLTETRALALSAAGTFRYMAAALETAEDAVTPSRGPYVTMSVYEPIGVVGAINPWNSPVASDAQKIAPALAAGNAVLLKPAAWTPLVSLALGRLITRALDEFGLPTALLSVLPGSGRIVGDALVRHPLVARIGFTGGTETGRSIAAIAGEKLVPASLELGGKSPTIVRADADIEQALAGVLFGIFSSSGQSCIAGSRLFVAREIYDTFVGELVERVRKLRVGPGTDPATQVGPLVHHRHRGSVAAYVDLARSEGARVLCGGSAPQGERYQDGAYYLPTVLDGLANTSRTCQEEIFGPVLVALPYDDEDDLVRQANDSVYGLACGIWTRDLRAAWRIARRIEAGTVWINTYKQFSASTPFSGWKDSGLGTEKGRDAIRAYQRQKSLYWGTSDLPLPWAN; encoded by the coding sequence GTGCCGCTCCTTCCCACCGACATCCTGATCGCGGGCCAGTGGCGACGCGGTGCGGGCGAGCCCCTCGACACCGTCGATCCGGCGACCGGACGCGTGCTCGCCACCGTGCACTCCGCCTCCGCCGCCGAGGTCGCCGAGGCGGCCGAAGCCGCGGCGCAAGCGGTGGCGGACCCCGCCTGGCGGGACATGCTCGCCCACGAGCGCGCCCGGCTGCTGCACCGGATCGCCGAGCTGACCGAAGAGGCGGCGCCCGAGCTCGCCGCCGTGCAGACCGCCGACACCGGCAAGACACTCACCGAGACCCGGGCCCTGGCGCTCAGTGCGGCGGGCACGTTCCGGTACATGGCCGCCGCCCTGGAGACGGCCGAGGACGCGGTCACGCCGTCCCGCGGCCCGTACGTCACCATGAGCGTCTACGAACCGATCGGCGTGGTCGGCGCGATCAACCCGTGGAACTCCCCGGTCGCCAGCGACGCGCAGAAGATCGCCCCCGCGCTCGCCGCCGGCAACGCCGTCCTCCTCAAGCCCGCCGCCTGGACCCCGCTGGTCTCCCTCGCCCTCGGGCGGCTGATCACCCGGGCACTCGACGAGTTCGGCCTGCCCACCGCCCTCCTGTCGGTGCTGCCCGGCAGCGGGAGGATCGTCGGCGACGCCCTCGTACGCCACCCCCTCGTCGCCCGGATCGGATTCACCGGAGGCACCGAGACCGGCCGGTCCATCGCCGCGATCGCCGGTGAGAAGCTCGTCCCCGCCTCGCTGGAGCTGGGCGGCAAGTCGCCGACCATCGTGCGCGCCGACGCCGACATCGAGCAGGCCCTGGCCGGAGTGCTGTTCGGGATCTTCTCGTCCAGCGGCCAGTCCTGCATCGCCGGCTCGCGGCTCTTCGTGGCACGCGAGATCTACGACACCTTCGTCGGCGAGCTCGTCGAGCGGGTCCGCAAGCTGCGCGTCGGCCCCGGCACCGATCCGGCCACCCAGGTCGGCCCCCTGGTGCACCACCGCCACCGCGGTTCCGTCGCCGCCTACGTCGACCTCGCCCGCTCCGAAGGGGCGCGCGTGCTGTGCGGCGGCTCGGCGCCCCAGGGTGAGCGGTACCAGGACGGCGCGTACTACCTCCCGACCGTCCTGGACGGCCTCGCCAACACCTCCCGCACCTGCCAGGAGGAGATCTTCGGCCCGGTCCTCGTCGCCCTGCCCTACGACGACGAGGACGACCTGGTCCGCCAGGCCAACGACTCCGTCTACGGACTGGCCTGCGGCATCTGGACCCGTGACCTGCGCGCCGCCTGGCGGATCGCCCGCCGGATCGAGGCCGGCACCGTCTGGATCAACACGTACAAGCAGTTCAGCGCCTCCACACCGTTCAGCGGATGGAAGGACAGCGGCCTCGGCACGGAGAAGGGCCGGGACGCGATCCGCGCCTACCAGCGACAGAAGTCCCTGTACTGGGGCACCTCCGACCTTCCCCTGCCCTGGGCCAACTGA
- a CDS encoding VOC family protein, which yields MHHTPPGPIARLRSLRSVELYTPAFTEAAGFYEDVWGLETVESDTGTHWLRGTSDEHHVLQLTERERVGLGRISFAVGSPAEVDEAARRLEARSLVPVFGPGPLDQAGGGYGLRFTDPEGRLIEISAHVEAVVPRGRDGAVPVGVTHAVLNTVDIDAAVAFYCDVLGLRVSDWSEHQMAFLRCNADHHCIAFNQAEWTSLNHVAYEMSSVDHFMRGLGRLRHHGITPQWGPGRHGPGNNTFSYFTDPSGLVCEYTSEVAQIVEDAWIARVWRRVPDLSDLWGTAGPPSKEIRCHMAGAPDPGPLAPVDAQEVTV from the coding sequence ATGCACCACACACCGCCAGGTCCGATCGCCCGGCTCCGCTCGCTGCGCTCCGTCGAGCTGTACACCCCGGCCTTCACCGAGGCCGCCGGCTTCTACGAGGACGTCTGGGGCCTCGAAACCGTGGAGTCCGACACGGGGACACACTGGCTGCGCGGCACGAGCGACGAACACCACGTCCTCCAGCTGACCGAGCGCGAGCGCGTCGGCCTCGGCCGGATCTCCTTCGCCGTCGGAAGCCCGGCCGAGGTGGACGAGGCGGCCCGGCGCCTGGAGGCGCGCTCCCTCGTCCCCGTCTTCGGCCCCGGACCGCTGGACCAGGCGGGCGGCGGATACGGGCTGCGGTTCACCGACCCCGAAGGGCGCCTCATCGAGATCAGCGCCCACGTCGAGGCGGTCGTCCCGCGCGGACGGGACGGCGCCGTGCCCGTCGGGGTCACCCACGCCGTGCTCAACACCGTCGACATCGACGCCGCCGTCGCCTTCTACTGCGATGTGCTCGGCCTGCGCGTCTCCGACTGGTCCGAGCACCAGATGGCGTTCCTGCGCTGCAACGCCGACCACCACTGCATCGCGTTCAACCAGGCCGAGTGGACCTCGCTCAACCACGTGGCGTACGAGATGAGCTCGGTCGACCACTTCATGCGCGGCCTCGGCCGGCTCCGCCACCACGGCATCACCCCCCAGTGGGGACCCGGCCGCCACGGTCCCGGGAACAACACCTTCTCCTACTTCACCGACCCCTCCGGACTGGTCTGCGAGTACACCTCCGAGGTCGCCCAGATCGTCGAGGACGCGTGGATCGCCCGCGTCTGGCGACGGGTGCCGGACCTGTCCGACCTGTGGGGGACGGCGGGTCCGCCGTCGAAGGAGATCCGCTGCCACATGGCGGGCGCGCCGGACCCCGGCCCGCTCGCCCCCGTCGACGCCCAGGAGGTCACCGTATGA